A genomic window from Microvirga sp. TS319 includes:
- a CDS encoding acyltransferase family protein: MLLYIQVLRACAALAIAIHHAQFDAGAIAARLGGQFQPLDRIPWAAGVDVFFVISGFIIVYSSQKLFGSPGAGRVFLVRRLGRVVPLYWTVTSLYLAVALALPGILNSEVLEPGFILASYLFIPLERPDGAVQPLYTLGWTLNYEMYFYVLFALTLAWPKRTSIGMLIGVLLAATVVGGVVSLPQPLDFWTSPIILEFAFGVALAHLKDQGLVLPRGVRAAFAIGGLALLLAGANASLPRPVAYGVPAAFFVAAAALGAERVRPETWLGRIGNALGDASYALYLVHPFVIRASREIVLRTGLGPVIGTWGYVALVLAGAVLASLLVFRWYERPMTQWFRRRSEPGRLKLA; encoded by the coding sequence ATGCTGCTTTACATCCAGGTCCTCAGGGCCTGCGCGGCTCTGGCGATCGCAATCCACCATGCCCAATTCGATGCGGGTGCGATCGCGGCAAGGCTCGGCGGGCAGTTTCAGCCGCTCGATCGGATCCCCTGGGCCGCCGGGGTCGATGTCTTCTTCGTCATTTCCGGCTTCATCATCGTCTATTCGTCGCAGAAGCTGTTCGGCTCTCCCGGTGCAGGCAGGGTTTTCCTCGTGCGTCGCCTGGGGCGCGTGGTTCCCCTCTACTGGACCGTCACGAGCCTTTACCTTGCCGTCGCCCTTGCGCTGCCTGGGATCCTCAACAGCGAAGTTCTCGAGCCTGGCTTCATCCTGGCTTCCTATCTGTTCATCCCCCTGGAGCGCCCTGACGGAGCGGTGCAGCCGCTTTATACCCTGGGCTGGACGCTCAACTACGAGATGTATTTCTATGTCCTGTTCGCCCTGACCCTCGCATGGCCGAAGCGGACATCGATCGGGATGCTGATCGGCGTCCTGCTCGCCGCAACGGTCGTCGGCGGCGTGGTCTCGCTCCCGCAGCCCCTGGATTTCTGGACCAGCCCGATCATCCTGGAATTCGCCTTCGGCGTGGCGCTCGCGCATCTCAAGGACCAAGGGCTTGTTCTTCCGCGCGGCGTCCGCGCCGCTTTCGCGATCGGGGGGCTGGCCTTGCTCCTGGCCGGAGCGAACGCGTCCTTGCCCCGACCGGTCGCCTATGGCGTTCCGGCTGCTTTCTTCGTCGCCGCCGCGGCCCTCGGCGCGGAGCGGGTCAGGCCGGAGACATGGCTCGGACGCATAGGGAATGCCTTAGGCGATGCATCCTATGCGCTCTATCTCGTCCATCCTTTCGTCATCCGGGCCAGCCGGGAGATCGTCCTCCGGACGGGCCTCGGCCCCGTGATCGGCACATGGGGCTATGTTGCGCTGGTCCTCGCGGGCGCGGTTTTGGCCTCTCTCCTAGTCTTCCGATGGTATGAGCGGCCCATGACCCAGTGGTTTCGCCGGCGGTCGGAGCCGGGACGGCTGAAGCTGGCTTGA
- a CDS encoding DUF4169 family protein produces MAEIINLRQARKQKARAEKEARAEQNRIAFGRTKAERELTRAERELAERRIDSHKRDETETP; encoded by the coding sequence ATGGCTGAGATCATCAATCTGCGCCAGGCGCGCAAGCAGAAGGCGCGGGCCGAGAAAGAGGCCCGCGCCGAACAGAACCGGATTGCCTTCGGTCGCACCAAGGCCGAGAGGGAATTGACCAGGGCCGAGCGCGAGTTGGCCGAGCGCCGGATCGATTCCCACAAGCGCGATGAGACCGAGACGCCCTGA
- a CDS encoding AsmA family protein has translation MRDILTIIAAIVILILAVAVAAPPFIDWKDYRDTVDGMISRASGTQTRTEGAISIRLLPAPRIVLDRLRLGGKTADSPILTADDVMAEIALTPLLKGEVRFTETRVGRADIRVPVSGKGDWRLPADLVSGSGRSREWAIESLNIGQLLVTTQAAVTGHTNQAFAENVHIEGQKLIGPWRVEGTTAGVPFRLVTGELAEDRSVQVKLGGGGDIYPRFDIDARVALDDISAGNSIPNVAGKAKVLFGPPAQIAAAGIPIPIAVETDFKTADGTVALETVAVEAGEGGASLRMTGTGSVGITEPRIALKLEGRRLDADSFILSSNGQDFATRLKQWSLPPIALPIDLDLKIDSIGLGQEDLTNANLRLSLERGRARLDLVEFNAPGETRVAMEGQLGLTAPGGIEGKVALASNASDRLARYLDRIKIRSPFLDMLDGRPVEVSSDVVFSNPVLSLSRMRLKIGDAVTTGNLRYTLPEPDERGRLEAQVAIQNLNLDQLPQVSSVFEATQNLDVGFILDARGVSAGKSSATGRIAARILSDGKALLVENLDIVNLAGANARVSGRIAPDGSGSISGKVTAQRAAPLIDLIGSVWIGGVSKLVPHFVREGALNVQVGAERVAPPPGSTELRLRTTMKGTAAGGSIEGSVDAVDGRTESLNLALTTENTGRWVNRASLPGLDRPSRIELRGARVGSGRFNVTVAGDVAGAQITTSRPFALSEADDVVDSGEAEFATADVTPFLLLLGDGAGVKPPVPVKARVTLGRVRDASHLDVSGQVAGNAVQASLNVRSRSDIDGEVSLDKLSLPWLTAALALNVPGDPNATAIWSNATFGQSGRLVSGGQVLFRVGALDLGRGIQATRASFTVAAQPDGISIRNLDSNVGTGRLTGTTTITRQGATATVVGEGALDSVPLWALGGTTPIEAILSGNLKFGTAGASMSQLVAALGGAGDWRITKLRVPSADPAVFDRALKRALAENEPLAEGKAEGIIDGELSRSALATQAVTTSAALVGGSFRLSPFVVDGGPSTWQGAVTFDLNTLALDARGSLVAKASPATWTGAPPSIGLNWRGSLANPVREVDAGPFRNGLAAIVLKRELEKIEAFERAAAERERQIQAQKEAERQRAKAAAEEAARQAQAQAEAEKARRDAERLQSEQRQQPDDETPAPARGSLPPLNPPIELRAPPPVYGNPER, from the coding sequence TTGCGCGATATCCTGACGATCATCGCAGCCATCGTGATCCTGATCCTCGCGGTTGCCGTCGCTGCCCCTCCTTTCATCGACTGGAAGGACTACCGTGACACCGTCGACGGGATGATCTCGCGCGCGTCGGGCACACAGACGCGGACCGAGGGGGCCATTTCCATTCGCCTGCTGCCGGCTCCGAGAATTGTTCTCGACCGTTTGCGGCTCGGCGGAAAGACGGCGGATTCTCCGATCCTGACCGCCGACGACGTCATGGCCGAAATCGCCCTGACGCCGCTCCTCAAGGGCGAGGTGCGGTTCACGGAAACCCGCGTCGGTCGGGCCGATATCCGCGTCCCTGTCTCGGGGAAGGGCGACTGGCGTCTGCCCGCCGATCTGGTGTCGGGCAGCGGCCGCAGCCGCGAATGGGCCATCGAGAGCCTCAATATCGGCCAGCTCCTGGTCACCACCCAGGCCGCGGTCACGGGGCATACGAACCAGGCCTTCGCGGAGAACGTCCATATCGAGGGCCAGAAGCTCATCGGCCCCTGGCGGGTCGAGGGCACGACGGCCGGGGTGCCCTTCCGGCTGGTGACGGGCGAACTCGCCGAAGACAGGAGCGTTCAGGTCAAGCTCGGGGGTGGAGGCGATATCTACCCGCGCTTCGACATCGATGCCCGGGTCGCCCTGGACGACATCTCGGCCGGGAACAGCATCCCGAACGTTGCCGGCAAGGCCAAGGTCCTGTTCGGTCCCCCGGCTCAGATCGCGGCCGCCGGGATCCCCATCCCCATTGCCGTCGAAACGGATTTCAAGACTGCGGATGGCACCGTGGCGCTGGAGACCGTCGCGGTGGAAGCCGGCGAAGGCGGCGCGAGCCTGCGCATGACGGGAACGGGCAGCGTCGGCATCACCGAGCCCCGCATCGCGCTCAAGCTCGAGGGGCGGCGGCTCGATGCCGACAGCTTCATCCTCTCCTCCAACGGCCAGGATTTCGCCACTCGGCTCAAGCAATGGTCGTTGCCGCCCATCGCCCTGCCGATCGATCTCGATCTCAAGATCGACAGCATCGGCTTGGGACAGGAGGACCTGACCAACGCCAATCTCCGCCTGTCGCTGGAGCGCGGACGGGCGCGCCTCGACCTCGTCGAGTTCAATGCTCCGGGCGAAACCCGTGTCGCAATGGAGGGTCAGCTCGGCTTGACGGCCCCAGGCGGAATCGAGGGCAAGGTGGCCCTGGCCTCGAACGCTTCGGACCGCCTGGCGCGCTATCTCGATCGCATCAAGATCCGCTCGCCGTTCCTCGACATGCTCGACGGGCGACCCGTCGAGGTTTCCTCCGACGTCGTCTTCAGCAACCCGGTCCTGTCTCTGAGCCGGATGCGGCTGAAGATCGGCGACGCGGTCACCACCGGCAACCTGCGCTATACGCTTCCCGAGCCCGACGAACGCGGCCGGCTCGAAGCTCAGGTCGCCATTCAGAACCTCAACCTCGATCAGCTGCCGCAGGTCTCCAGCGTGTTCGAGGCGACCCAGAATCTGGACGTCGGGTTCATTCTCGATGCCCGCGGCGTCAGCGCGGGCAAGAGTTCCGCAACCGGCCGCATCGCGGCGCGCATTCTCTCCGACGGCAAGGCGCTGCTCGTCGAGAATCTCGACATCGTGAATCTCGCCGGGGCCAATGCCCGCGTGAGCGGGCGCATCGCGCCCGATGGTTCCGGCAGCATCAGCGGCAAGGTCACGGCGCAACGCGCGGCTCCCCTGATCGATCTGATCGGCAGCGTATGGATCGGCGGCGTGTCGAAGCTTGTGCCGCATTTCGTACGCGAGGGCGCGCTCAACGTGCAGGTGGGAGCCGAGCGGGTGGCTCCGCCCCCAGGCTCCACGGAGCTGCGCCTGCGCACGACCATGAAGGGCACGGCCGCAGGAGGCTCCATCGAGGGCAGCGTGGACGCGGTCGACGGGCGCACCGAGAGCTTGAACCTGGCTCTGACGACCGAGAATACCGGCCGCTGGGTGAATCGCGCCAGCCTGCCGGGGCTGGATCGTCCGTCCAGGATCGAGCTGCGCGGCGCCCGGGTCGGGTCCGGCCGGTTCAACGTCACCGTGGCGGGCGACGTCGCAGGAGCGCAGATCACGACCTCGCGGCCTTTCGCCCTGAGCGAGGCCGACGATGTCGTGGACAGCGGCGAGGCGGAGTTCGCCACGGCGGACGTGACGCCTTTCCTGTTGCTCCTGGGCGACGGCGCAGGCGTGAAGCCGCCCGTGCCGGTCAAGGCGCGGGTCACGCTGGGCCGGGTCCGCGACGCGAGCCACCTCGATGTCTCGGGCCAGGTCGCGGGCAATGCCGTGCAGGCCAGCCTCAACGTTCGTTCCCGTTCGGACATCGACGGCGAGGTTTCGCTCGACAAGCTGTCCCTCCCGTGGCTGACGGCGGCGCTTGCGCTGAACGTGCCGGGCGACCCGAATGCCACCGCCATCTGGTCCAACGCCACGTTCGGCCAGAGCGGACGGCTCGTCAGTGGTGGACAGGTGCTCTTCCGGGTCGGCGCCCTCGATCTCGGGCGCGGCATTCAAGCGACCCGCGCGAGCTTTACCGTCGCGGCGCAGCCCGACGGCATCTCGATCCGCAATCTCGATTCCAATGTCGGGACGGGGCGCCTGACCGGCACGACGACCATCACCCGTCAGGGAGCGACGGCGACCGTCGTGGGCGAGGGCGCCCTCGACAGCGTGCCGCTGTGGGCCCTGGGCGGAACGACGCCCATCGAGGCGATCCTGTCAGGCAATCTGAAGTTCGGCACGGCGGGCGCGAGCATGTCGCAGCTGGTCGCGGCGCTCGGCGGGGCCGGCGACTGGAGGATCACGAAACTCCGTGTCCCATCGGCTGATCCCGCCGTGTTCGATCGTGCGCTCAAGCGTGCCTTGGCCGAGAACGAGCCACTCGCCGAAGGAAAGGCCGAGGGCATCATCGATGGCGAGCTGAGCCGTTCCGCGCTCGCGACACAAGCGGTCACCACTTCGGCGGCGCTCGTCGGCGGCTCATTCCGGCTGTCGCCCTTCGTGGTCGATGGCGGGCCGTCCACCTGGCAGGGCGCGGTGACGTTCGATCTCAATACACTTGCGCTCGATGCGCGCGGCTCGCTCGTCGCGAAAGCATCGCCCGCCACCTGGACCGGCGCGCCGCCCTCCATCGGCCTGAACTGGCGCGGCTCGCTCGCCAATCCGGTGCGGGAGGTGGATGCGGGTCCGTTCCGCAATGGGCTTGCCGCCATTGTCCTCAAGCGGGAGCTCGAAAAGATCGAGGCCTTCGAGCGGGCCGCCGCCGAGCGCGAGCGCCAGATCCAGGCGCAGAAGGAGGCGGAGCGTCAGCGGGCGAAGGCCGCGGCCGAGGAGGCGGCTCGTCAGGCCCAGGCTCAGGCGGAAGCCGAGAAAGCGCGTCGGGATGCGGAGCGGCTTCAGTCCGAACAGCGCCAGCAGCCGGACGACGAGACGCCTGCGCCGGCTCGGGGGTCGCTGCCGCCGCTGAATCCTCCCATCGAGCTGCGCGCTCCGCCGCCCGTCTACGGCAACCCCGAGCGATAA
- a CDS encoding ribbon-helix-helix domain-containing protein, translating to MAAGIVKRSVSIAGHRTSISLEEPFWQILREIAEREKLSVQALIGRIDAERGEQNLSSAIRVFVLMDLRER from the coding sequence ATGGCCGCGGGCATCGTCAAGCGCTCCGTCTCGATCGCGGGTCACAGGACCAGCATCTCTCTCGAAGAACCGTTCTGGCAGATCCTGCGGGAGATCGCCGAGCGCGAGAAACTCTCCGTCCAGGCCCTGATCGGGCGCATCGACGCCGAGCGGGGGGAGCAGAATCTCTCATCGGCCATTCGCGTGTTCGTGCTGATGGATCTGCGCGAGCGCTGA
- a CDS encoding thioesterase family protein, producing MEKKTPVFFFAPFVSSAMRVEPAWVDYNGHLNMAYYHVLFDRAVDEAFGMVGLGRDYVEERNASFFAAETHTLYRRELKASDRVRVTLQLIDHDEKRIHYYLEIRHAEEGWVAATTEGLSLHVDMNTRKVSPFPDDIAGNLAVMKAAHARLARPQTLGRIIGIPARLDRHEAMLASRTRH from the coding sequence ATGGAGAAGAAGACACCCGTATTCTTCTTTGCACCCTTCGTTTCGTCCGCGATGCGGGTCGAGCCGGCCTGGGTCGACTATAACGGTCATCTGAACATGGCCTATTACCACGTGCTGTTCGACCGGGCCGTCGATGAAGCCTTCGGGATGGTAGGCCTGGGCCGGGACTATGTGGAGGAACGCAACGCGTCCTTCTTCGCCGCGGAGACGCACACGCTCTACAGGCGCGAACTCAAGGCCAGCGATCGGGTTCGCGTTACCCTCCAGCTCATCGACCATGACGAGAAGCGGATCCACTACTACCTGGAAATCCGCCATGCGGAAGAAGGCTGGGTGGCGGCCACGACGGAGGGATTGTCTCTCCACGTGGACATGAATACCCGCAAGGTCTCACCCTTTCCGGACGATATCGCGGGCAATCTCGCCGTGATGAAGGCGGCTCATGCGCGGCTTGCCAGGCCGCAGACCCTCGGACGGATCATCGGCATTCCGGCACGGCTCGATCGGCACGAGGCCATGCTCGCGTCCCGAACGCGACATTAG
- a CDS encoding FAD-binding oxidoreductase, translated as MNASLSPSRPRPSEAAVASLAADLSSRFGDRVVTSAAVREQHGHTLTWVKNQPPDIVVYAQTTQDVSDIVKLCAATGVPVIPFGTGTSLEGHINAPDGGVCIDLSLMKRIIAVHEEDLDCVVEAGVTRKALNEFLRDKGLFFPIDPGADASIGGMVATRASGTNAVRYGTMKDAVLALTVVLPNGEIVKTASRARKSSAGYDLTRLMIGSEGTLGIVTEITLKLNGIPEAISAGICPFPSVKAACDAVIMTIQSGIPVARIELLDEVQVRAVNLHAKLSLPESPLLLLEFHGTDAGVREQAERFGEIAAEFTDQPFEWATKPEERSRLWQARHDAYWAARGLRPGAQSVATDVCVPISRLAECVDATKRDILESGMIAPIVGHVGDGNFHVQPLVNMDDPAEVAACEAFVDRLVKRAVAMEGTCTGEHGVGQKKMKYLEIEHGEAALDLMRVLKRALDPHNIMNPGKIVAL; from the coding sequence ATGAACGCGTCCCTTTCGCCCAGCCGTCCCAGACCTTCGGAGGCCGCCGTCGCCTCCCTTGCGGCCGATCTTTCCAGCCGTTTCGGCGACCGGGTCGTCACCTCCGCCGCCGTGCGGGAGCAGCACGGGCATACGCTGACCTGGGTGAAGAACCAGCCGCCGGACATCGTGGTCTATGCCCAGACCACCCAGGACGTGTCCGACATCGTGAAGCTCTGCGCGGCGACAGGAGTCCCGGTCATTCCCTTCGGAACCGGCACCTCGCTCGAAGGCCACATCAATGCGCCGGATGGCGGCGTCTGCATCGACCTGAGCCTCATGAAGCGCATCATCGCAGTCCATGAGGAGGATCTGGACTGCGTGGTCGAGGCCGGCGTGACCCGCAAGGCACTGAACGAGTTCCTGCGCGACAAGGGCCTGTTCTTTCCCATCGATCCGGGCGCCGATGCCTCCATCGGCGGCATGGTCGCCACCCGCGCGTCCGGGACCAATGCTGTCCGCTACGGCACGATGAAGGATGCGGTTCTGGCCCTCACGGTCGTGCTGCCGAACGGCGAGATTGTGAAGACGGCGAGCCGCGCCCGCAAAAGCTCGGCAGGCTACGACCTCACCCGTCTCATGATCGGCTCCGAGGGCACGCTCGGCATCGTCACCGAGATCACCCTCAAGCTCAACGGCATTCCGGAAGCCATCTCGGCCGGCATCTGTCCCTTCCCGTCGGTGAAAGCCGCCTGTGACGCGGTGATCATGACGATCCAGTCGGGGATCCCGGTCGCCCGCATCGAGCTTCTCGACGAGGTGCAGGTCAGGGCCGTCAACCTGCACGCGAAACTCTCCCTGCCGGAGAGCCCCCTGCTGCTGCTGGAGTTCCACGGCACCGACGCCGGTGTCCGGGAGCAGGCCGAGCGGTTCGGCGAGATCGCGGCCGAATTCACGGATCAGCCCTTCGAATGGGCCACGAAGCCCGAGGAGCGCTCGCGCCTCTGGCAGGCCCGGCACGACGCCTATTGGGCGGCGCGGGGCCTGCGCCCCGGGGCGCAATCGGTGGCCACGGACGTGTGCGTGCCGATCTCCCGTCTGGCCGAATGCGTGGACGCCACCAAGCGCGACATCCTGGAAAGCGGCATGATCGCTCCCATCGTCGGCCACGTGGGCGACGGCAATTTCCACGTTCAGCCGCTGGTGAACATGGATGATCCTGCGGAGGTCGCGGCCTGCGAAGCCTTCGTGGATCGCCTGGTGAAGCGGGCCGTCGCCATGGAGGGGACCTGCACCGGCGAGCATGGCGTGGGCCAGAAAAAGATGAAGTATCTGGAAATTGAGCATGGAGAAGCCGCACTCGACCTCATGCGCGTCTTGAAACGGGCCCTGGACCCGCACAACATCATGAATCCGGGTAAGATCGTTGCACTTTGA
- a CDS encoding ATP-dependent helicase: MNQPDNSPDPHDGPAPDDLAHQPSSGSLSARARAAVAPQLAYLNGLNPEQRAAVEATEGPVLVLAGAGTGKTRVLTTRIAHLIATGKAWPSQILAVTFTNKAAREMRERIGRAIGDVAEGMQWLGTFHSIGTRILRRHAELVGLRSDFTILGTDDQLRLMKQVIEAEGIDEKRWPARQLAGLIDSWKNRGLGPDQVAAGEAGAFANGKGGRLYRAYQERLKVLNAVDFGDLLLECLRLWREHPDVLEQYQERFRYMLVDEYQDTNVAQYLWLRLLAQKRKNLCCVGDDDQSIYGWRGAEVDNILRFDHDFPGATVIRLERNYRSTGHILSAASVLIAKNQGRLGKTLRTEDELGEKVTITGAWDSEDEARLIGEEIEALHAKKHPLSEIAILVRISAQMREIEDRLVQLGVPYRVIGGPRFYERAEIRDALAYLRVVNQPADDLAFERIVNVPKRGLGDATIQVLHNHARAARVPLTEAARFIVETDELKPKPRATLRDLLISFSRWSKLSETMSQADVAQTVLEESGYTDMWQKEKSADAAGRLENLKELVRSMEEFPDLQSFLEHVSLVMEANESDTTERVSLMTLHAAKGLEFDTVFLPGWEEGLFPSQRALDESGRAGLEEERRLAHVGLTRAKRHAKIYFASNRRIHGLWNSTVPSRFIDDLPEADVEIVEAPANFSYGGGYGGSRFDRVQPFGGSSYQTPGWQRAQAHRASTADGGYSARRSGERRGPMMIEGELVAKSTGASGFSVGGRVLHSKFGPGTIEAVDGNKLTVEFDKAGRKMVLDSFVEAMG, from the coding sequence ATGAATCAGCCTGATAACAGCCCCGATCCTCACGATGGCCCGGCCCCGGACGACTTGGCACACCAGCCCTCCTCCGGCTCCCTGAGCGCCCGTGCCCGCGCGGCAGTCGCGCCTCAACTGGCCTATCTGAACGGCCTGAACCCCGAGCAGCGCGCCGCCGTGGAGGCCACCGAAGGCCCCGTCCTCGTGCTGGCCGGCGCCGGCACGGGAAAGACGCGGGTGCTCACGACCCGCATCGCCCATCTGATCGCCACCGGCAAAGCCTGGCCGTCGCAGATCCTCGCGGTCACCTTCACCAACAAGGCGGCCCGGGAGATGCGGGAGCGCATCGGCCGCGCCATCGGTGACGTGGCCGAGGGCATGCAATGGCTCGGCACCTTCCACTCCATCGGCACCCGGATCCTGCGCCGTCACGCGGAACTCGTCGGCCTGCGGTCGGACTTCACCATTCTCGGCACCGACGATCAGCTGCGCCTGATGAAGCAGGTGATCGAGGCGGAAGGGATCGACGAGAAACGCTGGCCCGCGCGCCAGCTCGCCGGCCTCATCGACAGCTGGAAGAACCGCGGTCTCGGCCCCGATCAGGTCGCGGCCGGCGAAGCAGGCGCTTTCGCCAACGGCAAGGGCGGACGCCTCTACCGCGCCTATCAGGAGCGCCTGAAGGTTCTCAATGCCGTCGATTTCGGCGACCTTCTGCTGGAATGCCTGCGCCTCTGGCGCGAACATCCGGATGTCCTGGAACAGTACCAGGAGCGTTTCCGCTACATGCTGGTGGACGAGTACCAGGACACCAACGTCGCGCAGTATCTCTGGCTGCGCCTGCTCGCCCAGAAGCGCAAGAACCTTTGCTGTGTCGGCGACGACGACCAGTCGATCTACGGCTGGCGCGGCGCCGAGGTCGACAACATCCTTCGCTTCGATCACGACTTTCCGGGCGCCACGGTCATCCGCCTCGAGCGCAACTACCGTTCCACCGGCCACATCCTCTCGGCGGCTTCCGTCCTGATCGCCAAGAATCAGGGACGGCTCGGCAAGACCCTGCGCACGGAGGACGAGCTTGGCGAGAAGGTGACGATCACCGGCGCATGGGACTCGGAGGACGAGGCGCGTCTCATCGGCGAGGAAATCGAGGCTCTGCATGCCAAGAAGCATCCGCTCTCGGAAATCGCGATCCTCGTGCGCATCTCGGCGCAGATGCGCGAGATCGAAGATCGTCTCGTGCAGCTCGGTGTCCCCTATCGCGTCATCGGCGGCCCGCGATTCTATGAGCGCGCGGAAATCCGCGATGCGCTGGCTTACCTGCGCGTCGTGAACCAGCCCGCCGACGACCTGGCCTTCGAGCGCATCGTCAACGTGCCGAAGCGCGGCCTGGGCGATGCCACGATCCAGGTGCTCCATAACCATGCGCGCGCCGCGCGCGTGCCCCTGACGGAGGCGGCCCGCTTCATCGTCGAGACCGACGAACTGAAGCCGAAGCCGCGCGCGACCCTGCGCGACCTTCTCATCTCGTTCTCGCGCTGGTCGAAACTGTCCGAGACCATGTCCCAGGCGGACGTGGCCCAGACGGTGCTGGAGGAATCCGGCTACACCGACATGTGGCAGAAGGAGAAATCCGCCGATGCCGCAGGTCGCCTCGAAAACCTCAAGGAGCTCGTGCGCTCCATGGAGGAGTTCCCGGATCTCCAGAGCTTCCTGGAGCACGTCTCCCTCGTGATGGAGGCGAACGAGAGCGATACCACCGAGCGCGTGAGCCTGATGACGCTCCACGCGGCCAAGGGCCTCGAATTCGATACCGTGTTCCTGCCCGGATGGGAGGAGGGCCTCTTCCCCAGTCAGCGCGCCCTCGACGAGAGCGGCCGCGCGGGCCTGGAGGAGGAGCGGCGCCTGGCCCATGTGGGCCTCACCCGCGCGAAGCGTCATGCGAAGATCTACTTCGCGTCCAACCGGCGCATTCACGGTCTATGGAACTCCACGGTTCCGAGCCGCTTCATCGACGACCTGCCGGAGGCGGATGTGGAGATCGTGGAGGCTCCCGCGAACTTCTCCTATGGCGGCGGATATGGCGGATCACGCTTCGATCGGGTGCAGCCGTTCGGAGGCTCTTCCTATCAGACACCCGGCTGGCAGCGGGCCCAGGCCCACCGTGCGAGCACGGCGGACGGCGGCTACTCCGCCCGCCGCTCAGGCGAACGCCGCGGCCCGATGATGATCGAGGGCGAGCTCGTCGCAAAATCCACCGGGGCCTCGGGCTTTTCCGTCGGCGGACGTGTTCTGCACTCGAAATTCGGCCCCGGTACCATCGAGGCTGTGGACGGCAACAAGCTCACCGTCGAGTTCGACAAGGCCGGGCGCAAAATGGTGCTCGACAGCTTCGTCGAGGCCATGGGCTAG
- a CDS encoding manganese catalase family protein: MFFRQRQLAYHAKPEKPDPLFAKMLQEPLGGQWGEISVMMTYLFQGWNCRGPQKYKDMIMDIGTEEIGHVEMLATMIARLLETSPVEQQEDMAKNSVVGAVMGGARVEDAIVAGMNPQHMIVSGLGARPSDSIGNPWTSAYTIASGNLLADFRFNVTAESQGRLQVSRLYNMTNDSGVRDMLSFLIARDTMHQNQWLAAIKELEEDGLEMTPVPSNFPQSLEKSEVAYQLLNHSEGMESQDGRWARGPAPDGKGQFTYVDRPPAYTEDEGQLSQIDPRVYGTPAAPTAPTAAE; encoded by the coding sequence ATGTTCTTTCGCCAGCGGCAATTGGCCTATCACGCCAAGCCCGAGAAGCCAGATCCTCTCTTCGCCAAGATGCTTCAGGAGCCCCTGGGCGGCCAGTGGGGCGAGATCAGCGTCATGATGACCTATCTCTTCCAGGGCTGGAATTGCCGCGGTCCGCAGAAGTACAAGGACATGATCATGGATATCGGGACCGAGGAGATCGGTCACGTGGAGATGCTCGCCACCATGATTGCGCGTCTGCTCGAAACCTCGCCGGTCGAGCAGCAGGAGGACATGGCGAAGAACTCCGTCGTCGGTGCCGTGATGGGCGGCGCGCGCGTGGAGGATGCCATCGTGGCCGGCATGAACCCGCAGCACATGATCGTTTCGGGTCTCGGCGCGCGCCCGTCGGACAGCATCGGCAATCCGTGGACTTCGGCTTACACGATCGCGAGCGGCAATCTGCTCGCCGATTTCCGGTTCAACGTCACGGCGGAAAGCCAGGGTCGACTGCAGGTGAGCCGTCTCTACAACATGACGAACGATTCGGGCGTCAGGGACATGCTCTCGTTCCTCATCGCCCGCGATACCATGCATCAGAACCAATGGCTCGCCGCCATCAAGGAGCTGGAAGAGGACGGGCTCGAGATGACGCCGGTGCCTTCGAACTTCCCGCAGAGCCTCGAGAAGAGCGAAGTGGCCTATCAGCTCCTCAATCACTCCGAAGGTATGGAAAGCCAGGACGGCCGCTGGGCGAGAGGTCCTGCACCGGACGGCAAGGGGCAGTTCACTTATGTGGATCGCCCCCCGGCCTATACCGAGGACGAAGGTCAGCTCAGCCAGATCGATCCGCGCGTTTACGGCACTCCTGCCGCACCGACTGCGCCAACAGCCGCGGAATGA